The Polyangium spumosum region GCACCCCTTCGAGCCGCGTGCGCCCGTCACGCGTCAGGATCGACGACTGCTCGAACGCGCTCGTCAGCGCGTCGATCGCCTCCGGCGTCCCGATCGCGCCGAGGCGCTGCACGCCGCGCAGCCGCCCCTCCGCCGACCCCGACTCGAGCAGCCGCTCGGCGACGGGCACGCCGAACGTGCCGCGCAACGTGCCTCGGGGCGGGCCATAACTCTCGCCGTCGTCGTCGACGGTGACGGGCCGCGCCCGGCCCACGGCGATCCCTTGTGCCCCGGCCTCGGCGGAGGTCAGGCAGGACGCTGCGAACGCCAGCGTTGCGAAGAGGGCGAGCGAACGGCGCATCGGAGCGGCACTATCGACCAGGTGGGCTGGGGTTGTCACGCCCGAGTTGCGCGATGCCTTTTCCGAACCCTCAGAACGGAACGAAAATGCTGGTCGTTCTGGCGACCCGCAACTACGTTACGTCACCCGTCGGGGGGCCGAGGGAGGAAACAGCAGCGATGTTGTCCGTGCGCCACCTGGAGAAATTCGTCACGGCCTCCGCGAACCGCGTCTGGCCGGTGATGCAGAGGCTGAACACGCTCGGCCCCGAGCCTTCGCCGTTTCAGCCTCGATGGAGCGACAAGCCCATCCCGCGCGGCAAGGAGCGGACGAAGCCGCCGCTCGGCTGGCCTCGGACGACGGACAGCTTGTGCCCGACCTGCGTGAAGGAGGCGCGGGCGGAGATCCTGCGCGGCGACGCGGACTTCACGAAGCTCATCACCGACAAGCCGGGCGAGATCAAGGCGCGCATCGTCGAGCGAGACGGCCAGATCCGGATGGAGAAGCAGTGCCCGAAGCACGGGCCCGTAAGCGACGTGATCTCGATCGACCCGAGGTTCCTCGAGCGGATCGAGAGCCTCTTCCAGGGCCGCGACGTGGCCATGACGCCCGACCGCATCCACCAGCACGGGTCGAGCAGCATCAAGTACGGCCGCGGCGCCGTGCTCACGGTCGACCTCACGAATCGCTGCAACATGATGTGCGATCCGTGCTTCATGGACGCGAATCAGGTCGGCTACGTGCACGAGCTCTCCTGGGAGGAGGTCCAGCAGATCCTCGACGACGCGGCCGAGGTGCGGCCGAGGCGGCAGATGTCGATCCAGTTCTCCGGCGGCGAGCCCACGCTCAGCCCGCATTTCCTCGACGCGATCCGCTACGCCCGCAAGAAGGGTTATTTCGCCGTGCAATGCGCGACGAACGGCCTCCGCTTCGCGCAGGAGCCCGGGTTTGCGAAGCAATGCAAGGAGGCGGGCCTGCGGATGGCCTACCTCCAGTTCGACGGCGTCACGAACGAGGCGAACAGCCACCGCAAGATCGGAAACCTCTACGACGTCAAGCTCCGGGCCATCGAGGAGCTCTCGGCGGCGGGGATCGACGTCATCCTGGTCGTGACCGTGGTCAATGGCGTCAACAACGACATGATCGGCCCGATCATCCAATTCGCCATCGAAAACGCCGACAAGGTCACGGTCGTCTCGTTCCAGCCCGTGAGCTTCACCGGGCGCGACGAGGACATCTCCGACGAGCTGCGCGAGAAGCAGCGCTACACCTTGAGCCACCTCGCGCACGACGTGGCGCGACAGACCGGCGTCACCGAGCCCTTGCGCGATTGGTTCCCGCTCTCGGCGCTCTCGCCGTTCGGCGACGTGGTCGACCTGCTCGACGGCCCGGACAAGGATTTTGGCCAGCTCAACTGCGGCTGTCACCCGAATTGCGGCATCGGCACGGTGCTCTTCGTCAACAAGAAGACGAAGCAGATGGTCCCCTTGCTCGAGTTCCTCGACATGGAGGGGATCCTGCGGGATTTCCGGGCGATCTTCGACGCGGGTCGGGGCTCGAAATGGACGAAGGCCCAGGTGCTCACGAGCATCCTCCGCCATTACAAGCCCGAGAAGGCGCCGCCCGGCTTCGACGTGAAGACGCTCCTCAAGCAGTTCATGAGCCAGACGGGCGCCGCGCACGCGGGCGAGAGCGACGCGAAGCAGTACGAGTGGCGCGTGCTCTTCGTCGCCGGCATGTGGTTCCAGGACCTCTTCAACTACGATTTCCGCCGGACGGAGATGTGCATCATCCCCTACGGCACGCAGATGGGCGAGATCAGCTTCTGCGCGTACAACACAGGCGTCGGCTGGCGCAACGTGCTCGAGAAGATCAAGGCGAACGCCACGGTCGCCGAATGGTACAAGAAATACGGCCGGCACCCGGTGTACGCGAAGAACAAGGACCTGCCCCTGCCCGAGTTCGACAACCCCCTCACCATCAAGGAGCACGATCTCGCCAGGCAGGAGCGCCAGAAGAAGGCCGTCCGGCTGCCGATCGTGCCGTCCTAGCCTGCGGCAGAGGCCTCCGCCACGCGCGGCGCGCGCCTCCGGGATCGCGCGTCGCGCGCCGCGCGGTATCGATGGATGATCCGCGCGCGCTCGCCCGTCACGTGAGCCTCTTCGCCCGCCTGATGATGCCCTCGAGGCGCCCCTCCTTCGACGCGAACCACGCCTCGACCTGCTGCATCGTCTGAAAAACGCCGGCGCCGTCGTCGGCGGCGTTGTGCGCGACCAGCGTCGCGAGCCCGTGTTGCCGCGGCGTCGAGACGAGCCACGCCGTACGGATCTGCCGTCGCCGCAAGAGCTTCTGGCACGTCCCGAGCCCCACGCGCGCCATCACCGTGAAATCCGTGAGCTCGCGGATGTCGAGCAACACGAGCCTCGTGGCCGCCTGGTTCGCGAGCACCTCCACGGCCTTCGCCGTGAGCTCCTCTGCGATCAGGTCCCCGAGCGCACCGCCGATCTCGATCGTGATCCGATCGGGCGGCGTCGTCGTGAACTGAAACCGATGTTGCGCCATGGCAGGGCAGCCCAGCATCATCCTACGCGAAGTGGTCGTCTCCCGACCACCTCGCGTCATCCATCCGAGCGGATTCCTTCGTTACAGGAATCTTCCGTCCGGAGTCCACTCACATCACGCGGGCTCGGGGCAGCCGTCGTCGTCGTCCGTGCCGTCCTCGTCTTCTTGTTCCTTGGGGCACTTGTCTTCGTTGTCCGGCACACCGTCGTCGTCGTTGTCGCCGTCGGGGCAACCGTCGTGGTCCTCGAACCCGTCCTTGTCCTCGGCGAGCTCGCGGCACTGATCGGCCTCGTCCGGCACACCATCCTGGTCGACGTCGGCCACGC contains the following coding sequences:
- a CDS encoding radical SAM protein; amino-acid sequence: MLSVRHLEKFVTASANRVWPVMQRLNTLGPEPSPFQPRWSDKPIPRGKERTKPPLGWPRTTDSLCPTCVKEARAEILRGDADFTKLITDKPGEIKARIVERDGQIRMEKQCPKHGPVSDVISIDPRFLERIESLFQGRDVAMTPDRIHQHGSSSIKYGRGAVLTVDLTNRCNMMCDPCFMDANQVGYVHELSWEEVQQILDDAAEVRPRRQMSIQFSGGEPTLSPHFLDAIRYARKKGYFAVQCATNGLRFAQEPGFAKQCKEAGLRMAYLQFDGVTNEANSHRKIGNLYDVKLRAIEELSAAGIDVILVVTVVNGVNNDMIGPIIQFAIENADKVTVVSFQPVSFTGRDEDISDELREKQRYTLSHLAHDVARQTGVTEPLRDWFPLSALSPFGDVVDLLDGPDKDFGQLNCGCHPNCGIGTVLFVNKKTKQMVPLLEFLDMEGILRDFRAIFDAGRGSKWTKAQVLTSILRHYKPEKAPPGFDVKTLLKQFMSQTGAAHAGESDAKQYEWRVLFVAGMWFQDLFNYDFRRTEMCIIPYGTQMGEISFCAYNTGVGWRNVLEKIKANATVAEWYKKYGRHPVYAKNKDLPLPEFDNPLTIKEHDLARQERQKKAVRLPIVPS